The Mytilus edulis chromosome 4, xbMytEdul2.2, whole genome shotgun sequence nucleotide sequence CATAAAAGTGATATGTAAAAAAGACTTAACACCACTCCCTAATAGACCTCAATCAGCAGCAATCGGTGGTGTTAGTCATGATAATTTGTATTTAGAGGCTATAGAGTTATAATGTTGGAACTTAATCAAACATATTCTGTTCTTAAAgggatatatataaaaaagaagatgtggtatgattgccaatgagacaactatccacaaaagaccaaaatgacacagacattaacaactataggtcaccgaacggccttcaacaatgagcaaagtatTGTAAAAGTATTATGACAATTAGGTTTAGTAGAAGTATAGACATTTATTTTGTATTAGCACATCGTGTTGAAGCTGCAATCTACAGCAGCTCAATATGATCTATTCATATGCAAAGGGCATTcattaaaatatgttgatttttgctcttttcttcttcttcacaaattatgatttaaattacatgtttttattattgaaatgtCACTTATTATACTGCATCATCTTAAGTTAAAATTGGAGAACCATTATTTGAACAGAAGTAAGTACAAAAATATAAGTTCAGGGAAAAAAACACTTACTAGAATACCCTGTTCAATAAACAACagcaacaaaacaaatatgtaccaaACAACAATGAAAACAGACTTTTACTGATGATCTTCTCCTTGTTCTGAGCGAGCGTTCTGATCCAAAACTATTAATGATAATGAATTTTGGAGGAAATGTCATTCAGAAACGTCATAAAAAGTACAGGAAAGTACGTGCATATCACATGGTAAATTTTGTAACTACGTCTAATGCATCAACATCAACTGAACTTTTTTAGTCTTGTTTGAAACAATATAATACCGAATTTGATGTTGATGATCTAAAGAAATTTTAAAGTAAAAGCAGACAAGTATTTAGAGGAAGTTTACACAATTCGTAGTAAATAAATGAGCCTGAAAGATCCTCTATTGTAAAGCTCGCATACCTCACGGAAACACAATTACAATTGTAGAATGAAAAAGGAAATGTACCCAATGAAAAACCAAAGGGCATGTGTGTAAGCAATTGTagatcaccgtatggccttcaggaatgagaaaaaaaatccgtataGTAAGCTATTAAGGTCCCCGGTGTGACAAAAAGGGAATCAATGCTAAcgagaaaacaaaacaaacttttctATGATAATGTAATAAACGAAGaacaaattttgtcatacaaCAAACAAAAGACGAATACTtaatcacaggctcctgacttgggatagacaCATAAAAATTATGACGGGTTTGAACACGTGTCCCGGTGCTCGACCTATCTGTTAACCTGGGACAATGATGTAACAGCTAGGCATgataaatgaagatacagttagTATCAGTTAAAAAGAGCTTAACACGTCAATTTGACAAGAAGCACATTTGTTTTAAGGCAAAAGTTGCAACATACTGATCAAATAGTACTTTCAGTCACTGAAAGCCAGTAACAATTGATAGATGAATAATTGTATACCCCTATATgcacattatataaatatataaattgtgtttgagcatttgaatTAGAAATGAAGCATGGCTCGCCGATATTGTggtcaaatacattttatattatcCGGAAGACTATTTACAAAATGAACATTTGTTGTATTTATACTGCAATTAAAGACTCCttcatgttaaaattttaaattccGAACAGTTGTCTTTGGTTTTTATGGAAATCTACACGAGTTAGCCCCCCTCCCCctctaaaacaaaattaatttttttattgaaaaacaaaccgataaacagacaaacatatacaataacaacaaaacaaattcaCACAAACTGTAAATGTTACTTTAAGCAAAACTACTTTTCACATTACCATTTGCTTAAAATAGAAGAGGGATGTCAGGGGATTGAGAAAACATTCATTTCATGTATCATGCGTAAAAAAAAGTTACTGCTGCAATTCGTATGAAAGCTGTATAGATAAGTTGTCATTGTTTCAGCAATGAAGACTTTAGTTTGAAGTTTGAAGGACTGTGTTAGATAAATAGATAATATTGTGTGACGTAACTATAGAACTATAATATTATAGATGTTCACAATGCATCAATTACTTCACTCTATCGTCAATGTTAAGGGGAAATACCCCAAATAATTTTCGTTGTTTAAGAGAATATGAAGTTTAAATTAAGGcaatttacttatttaaattttCGATGTCACTATGTATATTTCAAGTTCATTATGTTTTGAAACATTcgacaaaacttttttttaacacgATAGGTATAAGCTGGAATTGCAAAGCAATATACCTTTTAGAATAATGTTGGGTATACATTTGCCTACACGATATAAAGCGCAAGTGAAGGAATAATTTAGTTCACTTATATAAAAGGATAACATGAACTACCAAAAATATTGAACAGATCACATCAACACTATACAGATTATTTTAAGTTTGTGTATCTTTTTCACTACTGCATTTGCTGATAATATATTTACactcaactaaaaaaaaagaatgtgtagGGCTGATAGACAGTAGTTTTCCCTTGTACTTTTACAACAGAAATGTAAATTCACTTTTATATACAATCCAAAAACACTCGACTGTTTTCAATTCGACATGTGTAATCTATTGTCACATGTCTACTGTTAACAACTTTATGGTGCATTCCCAcaaaacatttttacccccagaATTATTCATGTCGAACTATCatgaataaatatatcaagtgAGCTATTTTTACAAAGAGTGGAGTTTGATTGTAaatcttttttaattgtttattatctATATCAGGGTATATACCATAAATTATAGTTATCAAGTCTTGACCTTTGTTACAGCCTTTGATCAAACGTAAGTGATTCTATCTGAGAAAACTATTACTTTCATTTTGTATACTCTTATTTtccaaatagataaaaaaaaaaaatagttcaaacAATTTGGCACTCAGTCTGATTAGATCAATtcaattaaaatcaatgataatATTTGATCTGATAATGTTAGAAAAGCCTTGGACTATTAAGAGGTTGTTACAATTCTCCAATAAACGACATCCGATAAGTTAATGTGACCCTAAAATAGCGTGAATTGCGGTTGCTGTTATAAAACTACAAGTGTTATTTACTGTTAAAGACATTATAGGCGATTAAAAGCTTTTTCGAAGTTCAAGTGAAGTTAAATACTTTGTATCTCCTCTGGGTTTTCCCAAGCAATCTCGGATGTCTTGCTTtaaatttacattacaaaatTTTATTGCAACTGAGACATATTTTCTTCTcccaaatatattttttatcgaatGCAGCCACGTTGACCACAGATTTTTCtactatacatttttttattgcaaaatgaCGTCATTCATGAAAATGTTGATACTCTGAATTTTAAAAGCCAGATTTCGGCATTTTCAACGACCAATTCTAATTTTAGCTCTAATTCTCCATTACACTGTTGAAATCAAACCATGAAACAAATGCGTTATTCTTATGACTAACTTCCTGATAATATCGTGCGTTTTCATTCTGTTTAAATACCGTATACATAAAATAGATAATTCTTTATTTTGATATACTTGGACACCTCTAATATACATAACGACTATACGATGGCATAACGTTTGTCTAACCAGATTTATTCACTCATAATACCTAACTTCGTAcgatcacaagcccagtagtcagcacttctgtgttgacttgagttatcaatgatatgttcataattataaactaACTGTTAACAaagctttgaatttttgaaaaactaagacttttctacctcagaaatagattaccttagctgtatttggcaaaccttttaggaattgttggtcctcaatgctcgttAACTTTGtcctctatttggccttttaaaccttttttaatTTGAGCGTTATGTCTATGTCTGTGTTTATGtctatacataaaattgagaatggaaatggggaatgtgtcaaagagacaacaacccgaccaaataaaaaaacaacagcagagggtcaccaacaggtcttcaatgtagcgagaaattcccgcacccggaggcgtccttcagctggcccctgcacaaatatatactagtccagggATAATGAACGACataataatttccaaattgtacacaagaaactaaaattaaaataatacaagactaacaaaggccagaggctcctgacttgggacaggcgcaaaaatgcggcggggttaaacatgtttgtgagatctcaaccctccccctatacatctagccaatgtagaaaagtaaacgcataacaatacgcacattaaaattcagttcaagagaagtccgagtctgatgtcagaagatgtaaccaaagaaaataaacaaaatgacaataatacataaataacaacagactactagcagttaactgacatgccagctccagacttcaattaaactgactgaaagattatgatttcatcatatgaacatcagtcacaatccttcccgttaggggtttagtatcgtaccatcataacatatatgagaagaacataacccgtggcatgccaacaactgtttttagaataaatgtgtttagttccgatgcaaagaccttatcagtgactcaatattaacgccaaaatatgcaatctttaatgacttgacaacagtatcgtaattatatccttcttaataagtctattcaaaggttttgtaagtttctgaggtgaatactgacacctttgggctttataaagaatatttccataaaaagttggatgtgaaatacctgaacgtattagaagtctgcatgttgagctatatttacgaatgatgtctttataccgatgataaaatttagtaaatgttttgactagtttgtaatatcgaaaaccctggtgtaataatttttcagtaatacataaatttctctcgttaaaatctaaaacattgttacatacacgagcgaatcgtacaagttgagatatataaacaccgtaagatggtgacaagggaacgtcatcatctaaaaacggataattaacgataggaaatgaaaaatcatcccttttatcataaattttagtattcagctttccattagtggtagaaatatcaagatcgagaaaagggcagtggtcattgttagtattagctttatttaaagtaagttcaacaggataaatttcattaatatacatactgaagtcgtcattattgtgagccaaaatatcatccaaatatctaaaagtattattaaatttgtttatcagatgttgtttcgatgggtctttgcatatttttgtcataaattgtaactcataacaatacaaaaacaggtccgcaataagtggtgcacagttagtccccgtCTATGTCTATGTCTATGTCTATGTCTATATCTATATCTATGTCTATATCAACGTTTATGTCTATGTCTATGTATAtgtctatttctatatatatgtcTATATCTACGCCTATGTCTATGTCTATGTCTATGTCCATGTCTATGTCTATGTCTATGTATATGTCTATTTCTATGTCTATGTCTATGTCTATGTCTATGTCTATGTCTACGCCTATGTCTATGTCTATGTCTATGTCTATATCTATGTCTTTTGTCTATGTCTATGTCTATGTCCATGTCTATCtctatatctatgtttatgtctATGTCTATGTCTATGTCTACGTCTATATCTGTGCCTATGTCTATGTCTGTGTCTATGCCTATGGCTATGTCTATGTCTATGTA carries:
- the LOC139518677 gene encoding kininogen-1-like; the encoded protein is MVIDIDIDIYIGVDIDIDIEIDMDIYIDIDIAIGIDTDIDIGTDIDVDIDIDIDINIDIEIDMDIDIDIDKRHRYRHRHRHRHRRRHRHRHRHRHRHRNRHIHRHRHRHGHRHRHRHRRRYRHIYRNRHIHRHRHKR